AAAGAACAACCGCGTGGTGGAAATTATCATTTCCTCTGTAAAACCATTTGAACTGATGATGGGAAAAATTCTGGGGGTAACTCTGGTTGCACTCACTCAGTTTATCATCTGGATCACGATGTCTGTTATTGGGGCATTGGTTCTGAATACCGGTTTCTCAACTCTTCAAAAAGGGATGCCCGGTGGGAATAACGAGATCGCGAGTAAGCTTGATATGAGCCAGCTTGCCACTCAGATTTCTCACAGTTTACTGGAACTGAATTTCCCATTGATCATTTTTGTATTCATTGTTTTTTTCCTGTTAGGATATATTTTCTACAGTTCTATCTATGCAGCTATCGGTTCCGCTGTGGATAATGAAACAGAAACCCAACAGTTCACTTTATTTGCCGTTTTACCTTTGATGCTGGGAATGTATGGAAGTTTTACAATCATGAACAATCCTGATGGCCCGTTAGGCTTCTGGCTCTCAATTATTCCATTTACGTCTCCTGTTGCGATGATTGCAAGAATTCCGTTTGGGGTTCCTGCATGGCAGATTGCCTTATCAATTGCTTTGTTATTGGGAACAACGATTTTCATGATCTTCCTGGCTGGAAAAATCTACCGTGTAGGTATTCTTATGTATGGCAATAAAGCGACTTTAAAAGAGATTTGGAAGTGGATTAAAGGATAGTACTACAAAAGAGTAAATTGCTTTTTGTAATTCTATAAATACTAACTTTATAAAAAACAAAAATCCCGGAAATTAAAATTTCCGGGATTTTTTATATTCTGAATAAATATTTTATTTGAATATGTAGCTTAAGGTAAGTGCCAGAACCTGTTCTGATTTTTTCTTATCAGTACCCTTTGTCTCTTTTGCAAGGCCAGGGTAAGTATCAGCAAGACCTAAATCATATTTTATAGCTACTTCGAGTTGTCTCTTGTAGCTATATCCTATTCCCAGTCCTAATCCCCAGTTAAAGCTGTTTGCCTTTCCATTGACGCCCGCCGGCTGTTTAGGATCGGTAACATCCGGATCATAGTAGGGTCTGTTGGCAGGTGCATTTTTAACATTTTGGTTTAATAAAAAGTTAAATCTTGGTCCTATCAATCCAAAGAATTCTGATTCTGCTTCAGAAAAGTATCCTTTGAAATAAAGAGGTACACTCAGGTAGTTATTGCCATATACTGCGTTATAACCATCTACTCCTTTAGCATCTTTGTCTTTCCCTGTTTCTCCTGCACCGTAATACTCAACTTCAGGTTGAATAAAGAACTGGTTTGCCTTTCCTACGGGAATCAGCGCCAAAGCTCCACCTTGAAAAGTGTACCTTGGGCCGGAAGGATTATGGGCATTGGATACTCGAGAGTAGTTTAAACCTCCTGTAACTCCGAATCTTGTACTTTTCCATTGCACTTGTGCAAAAGATAAAGCAGACAGAGCGAGAGCAGAGGCCAATAAAAGTTTTTTCATATGATTTGGGTTTTATATTATCCTAGAATTTTTGCTACAGTAGCACCAATATCAGCAGGAGAATCAACTACGTTGATACCATTTTCTCTCATGATCTCCATTTTTGCCTGAGCTGTATCTTCTGCACCACCTACAATAGCACCGGCGTGTCCCATTGTTCTTCCTTTTGGAGCTGTTTGTCCAGCGATAAATCCTACAACCGGCTTAGTAGATCCGCTTGATTTGTACCATCTTGCTGCTTCTGCTTCAAGACCTCCACCAATTTCACCGATCATTACAACAGCTTCAGTTTCCGGGTCGTTGATGAATAATTCCAAAGCTTCTCTTGTTGTAGTTCCAATGATTGGGTCACCACCGATTCCGATTGCTGTAGAAATACCGTAACCAGCTCTTACAACCTGATCAGCAGCTTCATAAGTAAGGGTACCTGATTTTGAAACGATACCTACTTTACCTTTTTTGAAAACGAAACCTGGCATAATACCAATTTTAGCTTCTTCAGAAGTAATGATCCCAGGGCAGTTTGGTCCGATTAATCTGCAGTCTCTGTCTGCGATATAAGATTTCACTTTCACCATATCAGCTACAGGAATACCTTCAGTAATACATACAATTACTTTGATCCCTGCTTCAGCAGCTTCCATAATAGCATCTGCTGCAAATGCCGGTGGTACGAAAATAATACTTACGTTTGCTCCAGCTTTTTCTACTGCATCAGCCACTGTATTAAATACCGGCTTCCCCAAGTGCTCGCTACCTCCTTTTCCTGGAGTAACACCACCTACTACGTTGGTTCCGTATTCAATCATCTGGCTAGCGTGGAAAGTACCCTCGTTCCCTGTAAATCCTTGTACAATTACTTTAGAATCTTTGTTTACTAAAATTGACATTTTATTGTTGTTTTAATTTATTTATTATTTTATTAATGATCACAAATTTACTCAAATTTCTTTGATATTGGGTAAAACCTTTTGAATTGTTTATTTGAGATTTCTCAGTTTTACTTCTTTTTTCAGATACGTTTTAAAATCCTCTGCAAACATCCCAATATAGGTTCCTTTTTCCAGATCTCTGTTTACTCCTGTTTTCCCAAGGAGCACAGTTCCGCTTTCTACTTTATTGCCAGAAGCGATACCCACCTGACCCCATAATGTAACTTCGTCACCAATGATGCAGCATCCGGCGATTCCTACCTGCGAGGCAATCAGGCATTTTTTCCCAATGACGGTGTCATGTCCAATCTGGATCTGATTATCCAAAACAGAGCCTTCTCCTATGATCGTAGAGTCTGTAACTCCTCTGTCAATGGTACAGCCATTTCCGATTTCCACATTATTTTCGATCACTACATTTCCCACTGAAATTAAACGGTCAAAGTGACCATCCAATTTTCTGTAATAAAATGCGTCACCACCTAAAACGGTGTTGGACTGTATAATGACATTATCACCTATCACCGTTCTGTCACCAATGACAACATTAGGGAAAATAAGGCTGTTTTTTCCGATTTTCACATTATTTCCAATAACTGCGGAACGATGGATCTTTGTACCCTCTCCTATTTCAGCATCGTGAAGTTCTTCTGTGAAGTTATAGATTCTTGTAAAATGCGTATTGATCTTATTGAAGTCTCTGAAAGGATCTTCAGATACTAAAAGAGCCTTTCCTTCCGGACAGTCCACTTCTTTATCAATCAAAATAATGGTAGCTGCAGAGTTTAGTGCTTTATCGTAGTATTTGGGATGGTTCACAAATACGATATCTCCAGGTTTTACCATATGAATTTCATTGGTACCCAATACTTCAAAATCTTCAGGGCCAATAAATCTAGAGCCTATTAAATCGGCAATCGTTTTAAGCTTTTGCGGAGAATGGAATCTCATAACAATAGATTTTCTTATAAAACAAAATTCGGAATGCTAGTGCAAACCGAATTTATGTAAATTTTATTTATTATTTCACTCTTTCTAAGTAGCTACCGTCTTCAGTACTTACTTTAATTCTGTCTCCAGGTTCAATGAACAAAGGAACCATTACTCTTGCACCTGTTTCAACGATCGCGTTTTTAAGAGCATTTGTTGCTGTATTTCCTTTTACTCCGGGATCAGCTTCAATAACATCCAGATATACTGATTGTGGAAGTTCAGCAGAAAGAGGTGTTTCGTCAGCTTCTTTCAAAATGATTGTCACTTCTTCACCAGCTTTCATAAACTGAGAGTTTTCAATCATCTCTTTGTTGATGTATAATTGAGAGAAGTCATCATTATTCATGAAGTGGAATCCGTTCTCATCATCGTAAAGATATTGGAATTTTCTTGTGATCACTTTTACTTCGTCAATTTTGTGTCCTGCAGAGAAAGTATTATCAATTACTTTACCGTTAGTCACTGACTTTAATTTTGTTCTTACGAAAGCAGGTCCTTTCCCTGGCTTTACGTGAAGGAACTCGATTACTTTAAAAATATCATTGCTATATTCGATGCAAAGACCTTTTCTTATATCGTTACTTGTTGCCATTACTATATATTATCTTTTTTTACTTAAATCTTTATTGACAGTAAGCGAATTTGCTTTTCAACTCTGCTTAGTTGCTATCTTTGCTTGTTCCGTAGCCTTTCACAATACCTCTTGGTGAGTTTTGGATAAACTGTAGAATTTCGTCTCTTTCTGCAGTAGGAAGCATTTCTTTTTCAATATATGCCAACGCTTGAGAAACGTTCATCTTCATCTGGAAGATTGCTCTGTAGATTTTTTGAATTTCGAAAATCTTTTCGTTGGAGAATCCTCTTCTTCTAAGTCCAACAGAGTTTATTCCTGCATAAGAAATAGGGTCTCTTGCTACTTTTACATAAGGAGGGATATCTTTTCTGATCAACGATCCACCGGAAATCATGGTATGTTTACCAATCTTACCAAACTGCTGTACAGCTGACAGACCGCCCATTACCGTAAAATCACCGATCTCCACGTGTCCTGCGATACCACATCCGTTGGCAATAATTACATTATCACCTATGATACAGTCATGCGCTACGTGTGAAGTAGCCATGATAAGGCAGTTACTTCCCACTTTCGTAAACCCTAGGGCTTTGGTTCCTCTGTTTACGGTTACACATTCTCTTAAGGTAGTGTTATCTCCAATGATCGTCTGCGTGTCTTCACCATCAAACTTCAAATCCTGAGGGATTGCAGAAATTACAGTGCCTGGAAAGATCTTACAGTCTTTTCCGATTCTTGCACCTTCCATAATAGTAACGTTGGGACCAATCCAGGTTCCTTCTCCAATTTCTACATCCCCAGCAATTGTAGTAAAAGGTTCTACAATTACATTTTTGCTGATTTTCGCACGTTTATCTACGGCTGCTAATTGATGAATCATTTAATCAACTTTATTTTTTGCAACTTGAGCCATAAGCTCTGCTTCTACTACCACTGAATCACCCACATATCCGTATCCCTGCATATGAACGATACCTCTTCTTATGGGCTCTATCAATTCAATTTTGAAAATAATAGTATCTCCGGGAACTACCTTTTTTTTGAACTTTACTTTATCAATTTTGATGAAATAAGTGGAATAGTTTTCAGGATCCGGAACACTTGCCAATACAAGAATACCTCCGGTCTGTGCAAGGGCTTCAACCTGAAGAACTCCCGGCATTACAGGCTCCTTAGGGAAGTGTCCTACAAAGAACGGTTCATTCATTGTTACATTTTTCAACCCTACTACATGAGAGTCTGAAAGCTCAAGAACCTTATCAATCAATAAGAATGGTGGTCTGTGCGGCATCAACTTCATAATTCCGTTGATGTCAAATACTGGTTCTTTGGTTAGATCAAAGTCAGGAACGTTTTTCTTTTTCTGCAATTTCCATTGGCGGTTCAGTTTTTTCGCAAACTGGGTATTTACAAAATGTCCCGGTTTGTTGGCAATAACTTTACCTTTGATTTTTACACCTGCCAAAGCTAAGTCACCGATTACATCCAGTAATTTGTGTCTAGCAGCTTCGTTAGGATAATTTAAATTAAGATTGTCAAGAATTCCGTTTGGTCTTATAGACACGTGGTCTTTTCCAAAGGCTTTCTTTAATTTTTCTGTTGTTTCAGGAGTAAGATCTTTGTCTACGTATACGATAGCATTAGAAATATCACCTCCTTTGATCAATCCGTGATCTAAAAGCATCTCCAATTCATGCAGGAAGCTGAAAGTTCTTGCTGATGAGATTTCGTCTTTAAATTCTGAGATATTTTTAAGAGTGGCATTTTGAGTTCCTAATACTTTAGTACCAAAATCTACCATAGTGGTTACCTCGTAGGTATCTGAAGGAATAATAGTAATTTCCGAACCTGTAGCCGGATCACTGTATGTAAGAACTTCTTTTACTACCAGATATTCTCTGGGAATATTTTGTTCTACGACTCCAACACTTTCAATAGCTTCAACAAAATATTTTGAAGATCCATCCAAAATAGGTGGCTCAGAAGCGTCCATTTCCAACATTGCATTGTCAATATCACAACCTACCAAGGCTGCTAAAAGATGTTCGCAAGTGGTAATTTTCACTCCTAATTTTTCCAATGTCGTTCCTCTCTCTGTTGCTACAACATAATTGACATCTGCTTCTACCTGAGGGTGACCCTCCAAGTCTGTTCTTACGAACACAAAACCTGTATTTTCTTTAGCAGGTTTAATGGTAAGTTTTACTTCTTTACCTGTGTGAAGTCCAATTCCGGAAAGGGTTACCTCTTCCTGAAGCGTTTTTTGCATATCACTCATTAGGATTATCTTTTGAGTTATTCTCAAGATTATTTATTCTGTTTACTATTTCAGTGAAATTTCTGAAATGAACATAACTTCTCAAATAGTCATTGTAACTGATGGCTGGTGAGCCATACAATGTCTCTTTATCATTAACACTGGAATTCACGCCGCTCTGCGCCTGAATTTTCACCTGGTTACCGATTTTAATATGTCCAACAATTCCAACCTGACCTCCAATTTGATTCCAGTCACCGATTGTGGTAGAGCCTGCAATTCCGGCTTGTGCCGCAATTACATTGTTCTGACCAATTTTCACATTGTGAGCAATCTGAATCAGATTATCTATTTTTGTTCCTTTTCCAATGATGGTAGATCCTATTGTAGCTCTGTCGATACTACAGTTTGAACCAATTTCTACATCATCTTCAATAATTACATTTCCAAGCTGCGGAATTTTTTTGAATCCTTCAGCGGTCGGCTGAAAACCAAAACCATCACCTCCTACTACCGTATTGGAATGAATCACACAATTGTCTCCGATGATACAGTAATCATAAATTCTGGCTCCACTGTCTATTTTACAGTTTTTACCAATCTTTACGCCTTTTCCTATGTACACATGCGGATAGATCTGCGATCCGTCACCAATTTTAGCCTTTTCCGAAACATATGTAAATGCTCCGATATAGGCATTATCACCTATCACAGCTGTATCATGGATGGATGAGCCATCTTCTATTCCTTCTTTTCTTCCTCTCATTTCCTGATATAAATTCATCAGGACCTGAAAAGAAAGATAAGCATCTTTTACTACGATTAAGGTAGGGATATAATTATTTTCATTCAGAAGTTTTTCTGAAATGATGATAACAGAACATTTAGAGGTATCTAAAAAATGAGAAAATCGATCTTGTGCTATAAAAGAAAGATGCCCTGATTCCCCATTTTCAATTGGTGAAACTCCCGTAATAAGTGCATTCTCGTCACCTATTATTTTTCCGTCAATAAAACTTGCAATTTGCGAAGCTGTAAATTCCATATTCTGCAAAGATAAGAAATTCTATAATTTGCAAACATTTTTTGGTTTCAGATCGTAAATTTTAATATTATTTAAGAATCTGACTGAGGGATATCTCTCGGAAACATAAGAATATAGCGTGTTGTTTTATTTACCATAAGACCCGATAAAAGCTGATCTTCAGACTCATGAAGTCTTGTTCTCTTCCCATTTTTCTGCAACAGATAGATAGGTTGCTTCTCTGCATGATACGGCAGAAGTTTTCTTTTTATCTCGTGTACCAATTCTTTTCCGTTATCAATTCCGAAAAATCGATTGGTATTTTCTACTTTTTCATCAATGATTTCCTGGCTGAAAGGATGTGACGAGATAATAGTTTTGGGTAAATTTCTTTGGATAACACATTTACACCAATATGACAGGATAAAATCATCTGAATTCTGCCATTCTTTCATTGCCTGAATGACATCATTATCATCAAGCTGGGTAAATCTTTCTACATCTTCATCTGTTGCTGCACTTTTCTCACGGTATAAAAAGTATTTTAAATTTTCTGTTGCAGGAAGCTCTTTCCCCTCAGCAACCAGATATTTTGCTCTTTCCAGGATTTTAACTAAAAGAAATTCTGCCAGTGCTGATGTCTTATGATAGTATACCTGCCAGTACATAAACATTCTTGCTGTCAGAAAATTTTCAATGGAATAAATTCCTTTTGCATCAACTACCAGTTCTCCTTCTTCGCAGACATTCATCATTGAAATAATTCTCTGGGTATTAATATTCCCTTCGGAAACTCCTGTAAAAAAGCTGTCTCTCTTCAGATAATCCAATCTGTCCACATCCAATTGAGAAGAAATAAGCTGATTGAAAAATTTCCTATGATATTTCCCCTGAAACATTTCAATAGCCATCGACAGTTGCCCCTGGAATTTCTCATTCAGTTTATGCATTAATAAAAGCGAAAGATTTTCATGATGCCAGTCATCCATCAGCATACTTTCCAGTGCATGAGAAAAGGGTCCATGACCAATATCATGTAGTAAAATAGCCAGCATAGCTCCTTTTTCTTCTTCTTCAGAAATATCAACTCCTTTCTGTTTCAGAGTCTCCAGGGCAGTAAACATAAGGTGCATTGCTCCCAAAGCATGATGAAACCTTGTATGGGTAGCCCCCGGGAAAATCAAGTTTAAAAGTCCGGTCTGTCCGATTCGTCTTAATCTCTGAAAATAGGGATGTTCAACAATGTCAAATAAAATTTCGTGTGGAATTTTAATAAATCCATGAACAGGATCGTTGATGATTTTTAGCTTGTTCTGCATTGAAAGGTCAATATTAGTAAACAAAGTTAGGGATTTTAAATTTGAGGGTTTTATTAAATAACCGTTACAATCTCTGAAAACTTCTATATCCGAGTTTTATAGCTTTTTACTTAATTTTTCAATTTTCTAAAACTTTTTTGCACCTGTTACATTAAAAATTTATCTTTGAGAGAGAAACACAATAGCCTTTAATGAGGAAGTACTTTCTTTTCATTTTATTCTTTTTAAGTTTAAATTTTTCCGCACAGGTTTTATCTGAAACACAAAAACTGGAATCTCTATGCAGGGTCTGGGGATTTTTAAAATACTACCATCCTACTATAGCAAAAGGAAATACAGACTGGAATGA
This genomic window from Chryseobacterium sp. MEBOG06 contains:
- a CDS encoding ABC transporter permease, translating into MKNIFLITKREFLTQVKKKSFIILTLLAPILIIAFGAVIGLMFKANESHSIIEVVDKSGLFMNQLKSNDKLNYVIVSAADEKSKINNLKGNESLDGILILPELKNNNFDELEKETRLVINTKIGFDTKQRIVSDITNVVKKEKIKQLGIQEVQLDDLDKSFSLKTINVTNNNKEDSDLSFGVKSGLSMVLMYVTFMFIIIYGVRVMRSVLEEKNNRVVEIIISSVKPFELMMGKILGVTLVALTQFIIWITMSVIGALVLNTGFSTLQKGMPGGNNEIASKLDMSQLATQISHSLLELNFPLIIFVFIVFFLLGYIFYSSIYAAIGSAVDNETETQQFTLFAVLPLMLGMYGSFTIMNNPDGPLGFWLSIIPFTSPVAMIARIPFGVPAWQIALSIALLLGTTIFMIFLAGKIYRVGILMYGNKATLKEIWKWIKG
- a CDS encoding porin family protein, with amino-acid sequence MKKLLLASALALSALSFAQVQWKSTRFGVTGGLNYSRVSNAHNPSGPRYTFQGGALALIPVGKANQFFIQPEVEYYGAGETGKDKDAKGVDGYNAVYGNNYLSVPLYFKGYFSEAESEFFGLIGPRFNFLLNQNVKNAPANRPYYDPDVTDPKQPAGVNGKANSFNWGLGLGIGYSYKRQLEVAIKYDLGLADTYPGLAKETKGTDKKKSEQVLALTLSYIFK
- the sucD gene encoding succinate--CoA ligase subunit alpha, with translation MSILVNKDSKVIVQGFTGNEGTFHASQMIEYGTNVVGGVTPGKGGSEHLGKPVFNTVADAVEKAGANVSIIFVPPAFAADAIMEAAEAGIKVIVCITEGIPVADMVKVKSYIADRDCRLIGPNCPGIITSEEAKIGIMPGFVFKKGKVGIVSKSGTLTYEAADQVVRAGYGISTAIGIGGDPIIGTTTREALELFINDPETEAVVMIGEIGGGLEAEAARWYKSSGSTKPVVGFIAGQTAPKGRTMGHAGAIVGGAEDTAQAKMEIMRENGINVVDSPADIGATVAKILG
- a CDS encoding LpxD N-terminal domain-containing protein; amino-acid sequence: MRFHSPQKLKTIADLIGSRFIGPEDFEVLGTNEIHMVKPGDIVFVNHPKYYDKALNSAATIILIDKEVDCPEGKALLVSEDPFRDFNKINTHFTRIYNFTEELHDAEIGEGTKIHRSAVIGNNVKIGKNSLIFPNVVIGDRTVIGDNVIIQSNTVLGGDAFYYRKLDGHFDRLISVGNVVIENNVEIGNGCTIDRGVTDSTIIGEGSVLDNQIQIGHDTVIGKKCLIASQVGIAGCCIIGDEVTLWGQVGIASGNKVESGTVLLGKTGVNRDLEKGTYIGMFAEDFKTYLKKEVKLRNLK
- the efp gene encoding elongation factor P yields the protein MATSNDIRKGLCIEYSNDIFKVIEFLHVKPGKGPAFVRTKLKSVTNGKVIDNTFSAGHKIDEVKVITRKFQYLYDDENGFHFMNNDDFSQLYINKEMIENSQFMKAGEEVTIILKEADETPLSAELPQSVYLDVIEADPGVKGNTATNALKNAIVETGARVMVPLFIEPGDRIKVSTEDGSYLERVK
- the lpxA gene encoding acyl-ACP--UDP-N-acetylglucosamine O-acyltransferase; this translates as MIHQLAAVDKRAKISKNVIVEPFTTIAGDVEIGEGTWIGPNVTIMEGARIGKDCKIFPGTVISAIPQDLKFDGEDTQTIIGDNTTLRECVTVNRGTKALGFTKVGSNCLIMATSHVAHDCIIGDNVIIANGCGIAGHVEIGDFTVMGGLSAVQQFGKIGKHTMISGGSLIRKDIPPYVKVARDPISYAGINSVGLRRRGFSNEKIFEIQKIYRAIFQMKMNVSQALAYIEKEMLPTAERDEILQFIQNSPRGIVKGYGTSKDSN
- a CDS encoding bifunctional UDP-3-O-[3-hydroxymyristoyl] N-acetylglucosamine deacetylase/3-hydroxyacyl-ACP dehydratase → MSDMQKTLQEEVTLSGIGLHTGKEVKLTIKPAKENTGFVFVRTDLEGHPQVEADVNYVVATERGTTLEKLGVKITTCEHLLAALVGCDIDNAMLEMDASEPPILDGSSKYFVEAIESVGVVEQNIPREYLVVKEVLTYSDPATGSEITIIPSDTYEVTTMVDFGTKVLGTQNATLKNISEFKDEISSARTFSFLHELEMLLDHGLIKGGDISNAIVYVDKDLTPETTEKLKKAFGKDHVSIRPNGILDNLNLNYPNEAARHKLLDVIGDLALAGVKIKGKVIANKPGHFVNTQFAKKLNRQWKLQKKKNVPDFDLTKEPVFDINGIMKLMPHRPPFLLIDKVLELSDSHVVGLKNVTMNEPFFVGHFPKEPVMPGVLQVEALAQTGGILVLASVPDPENYSTYFIKIDKVKFKKKVVPGDTIIFKIELIEPIRRGIVHMQGYGYVGDSVVVEAELMAQVAKNKVD
- the lpxD gene encoding UDP-3-O-(3-hydroxymyristoyl)glucosamine N-acyltransferase; translation: MEFTASQIASFIDGKIIGDENALITGVSPIENGESGHLSFIAQDRFSHFLDTSKCSVIIISEKLLNENNYIPTLIVVKDAYLSFQVLMNLYQEMRGRKEGIEDGSSIHDTAVIGDNAYIGAFTYVSEKAKIGDGSQIYPHVYIGKGVKIGKNCKIDSGARIYDYCIIGDNCVIHSNTVVGGDGFGFQPTAEGFKKIPQLGNVIIEDDVEIGSNCSIDRATIGSTIIGKGTKIDNLIQIAHNVKIGQNNVIAAQAGIAGSTTIGDWNQIGGQVGIVGHIKIGNQVKIQAQSGVNSSVNDKETLYGSPAISYNDYLRSYVHFRNFTEIVNRINNLENNSKDNPNE
- a CDS encoding HD domain-containing protein — its product is MQNKLKIINDPVHGFIKIPHEILFDIVEHPYFQRLRRIGQTGLLNLIFPGATHTRFHHALGAMHLMFTALETLKQKGVDISEEEEKGAMLAILLHDIGHGPFSHALESMLMDDWHHENLSLLLMHKLNEKFQGQLSMAIEMFQGKYHRKFFNQLISSQLDVDRLDYLKRDSFFTGVSEGNINTQRIISMMNVCEEGELVVDAKGIYSIENFLTARMFMYWQVYYHKTSALAEFLLVKILERAKYLVAEGKELPATENLKYFLYREKSAATDEDVERFTQLDDNDVIQAMKEWQNSDDFILSYWCKCVIQRNLPKTIISSHPFSQEIIDEKVENTNRFFGIDNGKELVHEIKRKLLPYHAEKQPIYLLQKNGKRTRLHESEDQLLSGLMVNKTTRYILMFPRDIPQSDS